A window of Chaetodon auriga isolate fChaAug3 chromosome 2, fChaAug3.hap1, whole genome shotgun sequence contains these coding sequences:
- the nfatc2b gene encoding nuclear factor of activated T-cells, cytoplasmic 2 has protein sequence MTSGGLGLTEGLAQDISQEELDFSDLFLYNSPGEDFPVGCGKDDSGALLHNDNQPPVLVVDHHAVYISSSNHPASSQDLHSHSPTTEHLSGAVFDSLGLASRPGTMPAPSPRIEITPSGDSLSSQTLEPSPGTKALGAYRECVSPASSNSSTGWPAEVYSPVASPCVSPSNGGCGMGLSGLDLCPGLQGIHTSSAHSSPGASPRNSITDETYLLPQHQRTTTSVPHQRSRSASPGKRSYEAHSCQGGTPVKQRSRSPSPIPSPHEQHGSFYSHQYQAQAEFQPIAQTSSLVLEEMLSSLSSSLPRAMPSAMVRNPHGQAQRQDCVHGEGYDWASEQERMDRAGAEVKSETLYMLPAVWPLPHPAHHGAFGGLPVTPLPSLERSLPHQSGQYELLIQQQPKSHHRAHYETEGSRGAVKTSNGGHPEVQLRGYQGTAPLGLQVFIGTADERLLKPHAFYQVHRITGKTVTTPSMERIMNGTKVLEIPLEPKNHMRVVIDCVGILKLRNADIELRNGETDIGRKNTRVRLVFRIHIPQPGGQLLSLQVASDPIECSQRSAQELPAVERQDLDRCSVLGGQQMVLTGQNFTSDSKVIFSEKTQDGQQIWEVEATVDRDKTQANMLFVEVPPYRDRTISQPAKVNFYVINGKKKRSQPQHFIYTPVKAIKAEPLDDYQLNSYGYSDNQSLTMKSLYHHLEQDSNLQALNISPALYHLTTVDPRAHMLTPDPLDDQPVYYPSSTLINSPMLYHSANQHYSNCGTALLCGSPMASHPASSPSQCVSARAPVAKLGEGPHIGDSLEACLMPRHQSFVQKVLPLGKSPPSRYIQGQAQGKAGGRVEPGGERLTQISSGRGNHEERAPERVTVKQENLRYTYLEDVNDIIRRDLKGHNGE, from the exons ATGACTTCTGGAGGTCTGGGGCTCACGGAGGGCCTGGCGCAAGACATAAgccaggaggagctggacttCTCCGACCTGTTTCTCTATAATTCACCTGGAGAAGATTTTCCTGTCGGCTGTGGAAAAG ATGACTCAGGGGCTCTCCTTCACAACGACAACCAGCCTCCTGTGCTGGTGGTCGACCATCACGCTGTGTACATCTCCAGCTCCAACCATCCAGCCTCCAGTCAGGACCTCCACTCTCACAGCCCAACCACAGAACACCTGTCAGGGGCAGTGTTTGACTCACTGGGGCTGGCGTCAAGACCGGGGACCATGCCTGCTCCCAGCCCCAGGATTGAGATCACTCCCTCGGGTGACTCTCTCAGCTCTCAGACCCTGGAGCCAAGCCCTGGCACCAAAGCTCTGGGGGCCTACAGGGAGTGTGTGAGCCCTGCCAGCAGTAACTCCTCCACAGGCTGGCCTGCAGAGGTGTACTCCCCTGTGGCTTCACCGTGCGTCTCCCCTTCTAATGGAGGCTGTGGCATGGGGTTGTCTGGCTTAGACCTCTGCCCGGGCCTGCAGGGCATCCACACCTCTTCCGCCCACTCCTCTCCAGGAGCCTCGCCCCGCAACAGCATCACGGACGAGACCTATCTTCTGCCCCAGCACCAACGTACCACCACATCAGTTCCCCACCAGCGTTCCCGCTCTGCCTCACCCGGAAAACGCTCCTACGAGGCCCACTCCTGTCAAGGGGGCACTCCTGTCAAGCAGCGCTCCCGCAGTCCCAGCCCCATCCCCTCGCCCCATGAGCAGCACGGATCTTTCTACTCCCACCAATACCAGGCCCAAGCTGAGTTCCAGCCCATAGCCCAGACCTCCTCCCTGGTCCTGGAGGAGATGCTGAGCAGCCTGAGCTCCAGTCTGCCCAGAGCAATGCCCTCTGCAATGGTGCGAAATCCACATGGGCAGGCCCAAAGACAGGACTGTGTGCATGGAGAGGGGTATGACTGGGCCAGTGAGCAGGAGAGGATGGACCGGGCAGGGGCCGAAGTCAAGTCTGAAACCCTCTATATGCTCCCAGCTGTGTGGCCTCTTCCTCATCCGGCCCACCATGGAGCATTCGG TGGTCTGCCCGTGACTCCACTTCCATCTTTAGAGCGGTCGTTGCCCCATCAGTCCGGCCAGTACGAGCTTCTTATCCAGCAACAACCCAAATCTCACCACAGAGCTCACTATGAGACCGAGGGCAGCCGAGGAGCCGTAAAGACATCTAACGGAGGGCATCCAGAAGTTCAG CTCCGTGGGTACCAAGGCACAGCTCCACTGGGACTGCAGGTCTTCATAGGAACAGCCGACGAGAGGCTCCTGAAACCCCACGCGTTCTACCAGGTCCACCGCATCACCGGGAAGACCGTCACCACACCCAGCATGGAGAGAATTATGAACGGGACCAAAGTGCTGGAGATCCCCCTGGAGCCGAAGAACCACATGAGAGTGGT GATTGACTGTGTAGGAATCCTGAAGTTGAGAAATGCCGACATTGAGCTGAGGAACGGTGAGACGGACATTGGACGGAAAAACACCCGTGTGCGTTTGGTGTTTCGCATCCACATTCCTCAACCTGGAGGCCAGCTCTTGTCCCTTCAAGTCGCCTCTGATCCTATTGAATGCT ccCAGCGCTCGGCTCAGGAGCTCCCTGCAGTCGAGAGGCAGGACCTGGACCGATGCTCAGTGCTTGGTGGTCAGCAAATGGTCCTCACCGGACAGAATTTCACATCCGACTCCAAAGTGATATTCTCAGAGAAGACACAAG ATGGACAGCAAATCTGGGAGGTGGAAGCCActgtggacagagacaaaacacaagct AACATGCTATTCGTCGAGGTCCCTCCGTACCGAGACCGGACCATTTCCCAGCCGGCTAAAGTCAACTTCTACGTCATCAACGGGAAGAAGAAGCGCAGTCAGCCTCAGCACTTCATCTACACTCCTGTGAAAG cTATTAAAGCAGAGCCTCTGGACGACTACCAGTTGAATTCGTACGGTTACTCAGACAATCAGTCTCTGACTATGAAGTCACTCTATCATCACCTGGAGCAAGACAGCAACCTTCAAGCCCTGAATATTTCTCCAGCACTGTACCATCTAACCACTGTCGACCCCAGAGCCCACATGCTAACCCCTGATCCACTGGACGACCAACCAGTCTATTACCCATCCAGCACTCTGATCAACAGTCCCATGCTGTACCACAGCGCAAACCAACATTACAGCAACTGTGGTACCGCCCTCCTCTGTGGATCACCAATGGCCTCCCACCCAGCCTCCTCTCCCAGCCAATGTGTCAGTGCCAGAGCCCCTGTGGCCAAACTGGGCGAAGGTCCTCACATTGGTGATTCATTAGAGGCCTGTTTGATGCCAAGACATCAGAGTTTTGTGCAGAAGGTGCTGCCTCTGGGAAAGTCACCACCTTCAAGATACATCCAAGGTCAAGCTCAAGGGAAGGCTGGAGGCAGAGTGGAGCCAGGCGGCGAGCGTCTGACCCAGATCAGCTCTGGGAGAGGAAACCACGAGGAACGAGCTCCAGAGAGGGTCACAGTCAAACAGGAGAACCTCCGCTATACTTACCTGGAGGATG TGAATGACATCATAAGAAGAGATCTGAAAGGCCACAATGGAGAGTGA
- the manbal gene encoding protein MANBAL, with protein sequence MSAELDLSPPEVPEPTFLESLLRYGLFLGAIFQLICILAVILPTSKGHEHEETESTDGKATEQMKKPKGPAPQIRQKPKKESKKKR encoded by the exons ATGTCTGCAGAACTGGACCTGTCCCCTCCAGAGGTCCCTGAGCCCACCTTTCTTGAAAGCTTACTGCGCTATGGGCTGTTTCTAGGTGCCATCTTCCAGCTCATCTGCATCCTGGCTGTCATCCTCCCCACTTCCAAGGGACATGAACAC gaggagactgaGTCCACTGATGGCAAGGCCACTGAGCAGATGAAGAAACCTAAAGGACCAGCACCCCAGATTCGACAGAAAccaaagaaagagagcaaaaagaagcgatag